One segment of Sinorhizobium sp. BG8 DNA contains the following:
- the irrA gene encoding iron response transcriptional regulator IrrA, which produces MTHGKEMPIEERLRHSGLRPTRQRVALADLLFAKGDRHLTVEELHEEAVGAGVPVSLATVYNTLHQFTEAGLIRVLAVESSKTYFDTNVSDHHHFFVEGDNHVLDIPVSNIEIGNLPDAPEGMEIAHVDVIIRLRRK; this is translated from the coding sequence ATGACGCATGGAAAAGAAATGCCCATTGAAGAGCGCCTGCGCCACTCCGGGTTGCGCCCGACGCGCCAGCGCGTTGCGCTTGCCGATCTGTTGTTCGCCAAGGGCGACCGGCATCTGACGGTCGAGGAGCTTCACGAGGAAGCGGTCGGCGCGGGCGTGCCCGTCTCGCTGGCGACCGTCTACAATACCCTCCATCAGTTCACCGAGGCGGGGCTCATCCGTGTGCTCGCCGTCGAAAGCTCCAAGACTTACTTCGACACCAACGTATCCGATCATCACCACTTCTTCGTGGAAGGTGACAACCACGTCCTCGATATTCCCGTCAGCAACATCGAGATCGGCAATCTTCCGGATGCGCCGGAAGGCATGGAGATCGCCCATGTCGATGTCATCATAAGGCTTCGTCGAAAATAG